One genomic segment of Amycolatopsis sp. WQ 127309 includes these proteins:
- a CDS encoding alpha/beta fold hydrolase: MDTLNMRTGGEGEPAILFLHGLGATGAVWAHLTEAVPRRVLVPDLPGHGLSAPLPHYSFETLTAAVARALPDKKPLVVVGHSLGGVLALELASGKYDVEVAGVLALGVKVEWSQDDLGRAASFAVRPPRVFETQADADQAYLKVSGLLGIAPADPAGLRETEGGWRLAMDPAAFGVGAPDMPALLAAARCPVVLAAGEHDPMSRREQLRVLAPDSVTLAGLGHNAHVEDPAAVRALLERLGV, from the coding sequence ATGGACACGCTGAACATGCGCACCGGCGGCGAGGGCGAACCGGCCATCCTCTTCCTGCACGGGCTCGGCGCGACCGGCGCCGTGTGGGCCCACCTGACCGAAGCGGTCCCGCGGCGCGTGCTGGTGCCCGACCTGCCCGGCCACGGCCTGTCGGCCCCGCTGCCGCACTACAGCTTCGAGACGCTCACGGCCGCCGTCGCGCGGGCGCTGCCGGACAAGAAGCCGCTGGTCGTCGTCGGCCACTCGCTCGGCGGGGTGCTCGCGCTCGAGCTCGCCTCGGGTAAGTACGACGTCGAGGTCGCCGGGGTGCTGGCGCTGGGCGTGAAGGTCGAGTGGAGCCAGGACGACCTGGGGCGGGCGGCGTCGTTCGCCGTGCGGCCGCCGCGGGTGTTCGAGACCCAGGCCGACGCCGACCAGGCGTACCTGAAGGTCTCGGGGCTGCTCGGGATCGCGCCCGCCGACCCGGCCGGGCTCCGCGAGACGGAGGGAGGTTGGCGTCTCGCGATGGACCCGGCCGCGTTCGGCGTGGGCGCTCCGGACATGCCTGCCCTGCTCGCCGCGGCGCGGTGCCCGGTCGTGCTGGCGGCGGGCGAGCACGACCCGATGAGCCGCCGGGAGCAGCTGCGCGTCCTGGCCCCGGACTCGGTCACCCTCGCCGGTCTGGGGCACAACGCCCACGTCGAGGACCCGGCCGCCGTGCGCGCTCTGCTCGAGCGCCTCGGCGTCTGA
- a CDS encoding methyltransferase, which translates to MDTSYVHGYAEPEARRLGDQADTLAELLHAGTTYPAGSRVLEVGCGVGAQTGHLVARSPGAHLTAIDVSAASLAQAKAKVGADVDWRRADLFDVDETFDHIFVCFVLEHLPEPGKALAHLKTLLRPGGTITVVEGDHGSAFFHPRSEHAQAAIDCLVRLQADAGGDALLGRRLYPLLAGAGFDDVAVEPRTVYVDASRPGLVAGFTRDTFIAMVEGVEEDAIARGLTTASEWNRGVADLYRTTREYGTFHYAFYKATAHRTPGGAS; encoded by the coding sequence ATGGACACCAGTTACGTGCACGGATACGCCGAGCCCGAGGCCCGCCGCCTCGGCGACCAGGCCGACACCCTGGCCGAGCTGCTGCACGCCGGGACGACCTACCCCGCGGGCAGCCGCGTCCTGGAGGTCGGCTGCGGCGTCGGCGCCCAGACCGGCCACCTCGTCGCCCGCAGCCCGGGCGCGCACCTGACCGCGATCGACGTCTCGGCGGCGTCGTTGGCGCAAGCGAAAGCGAAGGTCGGCGCCGACGTCGACTGGCGGCGGGCCGACCTGTTCGACGTCGACGAGACCTTCGACCACATCTTCGTCTGCTTCGTGCTCGAACACCTCCCCGAACCCGGGAAAGCGTTGGCGCACCTGAAAACCCTGCTCCGCCCGGGCGGCACCATCACGGTGGTCGAAGGCGACCACGGCTCGGCGTTCTTCCACCCGCGCAGCGAGCACGCCCAAGCCGCCATCGACTGCCTCGTCCGGCTGCAGGCCGACGCCGGCGGTGACGCGCTCCTCGGCCGCCGCCTCTACCCGCTGCTCGCCGGCGCCGGGTTCGACGACGTCGCCGTCGAACCCCGGACCGTCTACGTCGACGCGTCCCGGCCCGGCCTGGTCGCCGGGTTCACCCGGGACACGTTCATCGCGATGGTCGAAGGCGTCGAGGAGGACGCCATCGCGCGCGGGCTCACTACGGCATCCGAGTGGAACCGCGGCGTAGCCGATCTTTACCGCACCACAAGGGAATACGGGACGTTCCATTACGCGTTCTACAAGGCAACAGCACATCGAACTCCGGGAGGAGCGTCATGA
- a CDS encoding tetratricopeptide repeat protein, whose product MDDGLPFAGWLRDERVRAGLTQAELAGRAGLSLRAIRNAERGSVRRPRPETERRLREALAEAPPEPVRIDVLGPLAVRFGDRPVEIGAEKQRLLLALLALQPNRTVRREDLVDVIWDEPPPSCLELVHTYVARLRRALRPAGLITTDKGGYRLSVGADELDLLRFDALVERAEREPEAAEEAYRDALALWRGPALADVERLRQHPVRLALAMRRAQAVLAYAGAAAAHPEDAAVQLRALTAEEPLNESAHARLMLALAASGRQAAALGVFDEVRRRLADELGIEPGPELREAQRQVLRQDFGAPEQPASVPAQLPADVHGFRGRTAQLGELDALLRRGEADTGARIAVLSGTAGVGKTALAVRWARRARAEFPDGQLYVDLRGYGTVRPVEPGDALSGFLRALGVDGADIPAEPDERAAKFRTVLDGRRMVLLLDNAGSVGQVRPLLPGSPSCLVLVTSRDALPGLVARDGARRVLVDLLTDTEARDLLRTLVGRRVDDEQAATSALIGYSARLPLALRLVAELALSRPGERLTALEAELADERRRLDLLDGGGDPLTAVRAVFSWSYRHLAADAARVFRLCGLHPGRDLTPAAIAALARLPLPEAERLTGSLVRAHLAQETGHDRVQLHDLLRVYAAELAAEEPGESHDAQERLFDFYVRSAAQAMDVVLPLERHLRPQVPDPDVKVLDAPAWLEAERRNLLAVAAHATRHGRPEHLRLLSGILWHYLDVGGYHEESLVLHTHASVLAQDSGDRAAEADPLTLIALGHWRVGRSREAVRYLEEALVIVRESGNRVTEVHVLNTLGLACRALGRFAEGIGYSTEALALARKSGDQTSEGLVLVVLGCTCRGIGRYGEAIGYLGEALDLAREIADRTSEGYALVNIGDALSALGRYDEAVASISAGLEHFRAMGVRVSEGYALGILGDIEHARGRYAEAEAHLERALELAQETGSPTNRSVALKHLGDVRLGQDRHDEAAQHLEEALGIARECGDLGVQSRVLNSLGFVAIARGRDDQALTYHREALAAAKETGCLPEQGRAHRGLGDVHCGLSDPDAAREHWARALDCYAAERVPGAILVRERLARVAE is encoded by the coding sequence GTGGACGATGGCCTGCCGTTCGCCGGATGGCTGCGCGACGAGCGGGTGCGCGCCGGGCTGACCCAGGCGGAGCTCGCCGGACGCGCCGGGCTGAGCCTGCGCGCGATCCGCAACGCCGAGCGCGGCAGCGTTCGGCGGCCCCGGCCGGAGACCGAGCGGCGGCTGCGGGAAGCGCTGGCCGAGGCGCCGCCGGAGCCGGTGCGGATCGACGTGCTCGGGCCGCTGGCCGTCCGCTTCGGTGACCGTCCCGTCGAGATCGGCGCGGAGAAGCAACGCCTGCTGCTCGCGCTGCTCGCCCTGCAGCCGAACCGGACCGTGCGGCGCGAGGACCTCGTCGACGTCATCTGGGACGAGCCGCCGCCGTCGTGCCTGGAGCTGGTCCACACCTACGTCGCGCGGCTGCGGCGGGCGCTGCGCCCGGCCGGCCTGATCACCACCGACAAGGGCGGCTACCGGCTGTCCGTCGGCGCGGACGAGCTCGACCTCCTGCGCTTCGACGCGCTGGTGGAGCGGGCCGAACGGGAGCCCGAGGCGGCCGAAGAGGCCTACCGCGACGCGCTGGCGCTGTGGCGCGGCCCGGCACTCGCCGACGTCGAACGGCTCCGCCAGCACCCGGTCCGGCTGGCGCTCGCGATGCGGCGGGCGCAGGCCGTGCTGGCCTACGCCGGAGCCGCGGCGGCGCACCCCGAGGACGCGGCCGTGCAGCTGCGGGCGCTGACCGCGGAGGAGCCGCTGAACGAGTCGGCGCACGCCCGGCTGATGCTGGCGCTGGCCGCGTCCGGGCGGCAGGCCGCCGCGCTGGGCGTCTTCGACGAGGTCCGGCGGCGGCTGGCCGACGAGCTGGGCATCGAACCCGGCCCGGAGCTGCGCGAGGCGCAGCGCCAGGTGCTGCGGCAGGACTTCGGCGCCCCGGAGCAGCCGGCCTCGGTGCCCGCGCAGCTGCCCGCGGACGTCCACGGGTTCCGCGGGCGCACGGCCCAGCTCGGCGAGCTGGACGCGCTCCTGCGCCGCGGCGAGGCCGACACCGGCGCGCGCATCGCCGTGCTGTCCGGGACGGCGGGCGTCGGCAAGACGGCGCTGGCCGTGCGCTGGGCGCGGCGGGCGCGGGCGGAGTTCCCCGACGGCCAGCTGTACGTCGACCTGCGGGGCTACGGCACGGTCCGGCCGGTGGAGCCCGGCGACGCGCTGTCCGGCTTCCTGCGCGCGCTCGGCGTCGACGGCGCGGACATCCCCGCCGAGCCCGACGAACGGGCCGCCAAGTTCCGCACGGTGCTCGACGGCCGGCGGATGGTGCTGCTGCTGGACAACGCCGGGTCGGTCGGCCAGGTCCGCCCGCTGCTGCCCGGCTCGCCGTCCTGCCTGGTGCTCGTGACCAGCCGGGACGCGCTGCCGGGGCTGGTCGCCCGCGACGGCGCTCGCCGCGTGCTCGTCGACCTGCTGACCGACACCGAGGCCCGGGACCTGCTGCGGACCCTGGTCGGGCGGCGCGTCGACGACGAACAGGCGGCCACCTCGGCGCTGATCGGCTACTCGGCCCGGCTGCCGCTGGCGTTGCGGCTGGTCGCGGAGCTGGCGCTGAGCCGCCCGGGGGAGCGGCTGACGGCGCTGGAAGCCGAGCTGGCCGACGAGCGGCGGCGCCTGGACCTGCTCGACGGCGGCGGTGACCCGCTGACGGCGGTCCGCGCGGTGTTCTCGTGGTCCTACCGGCACCTGGCGGCCGACGCCGCGCGCGTGTTCCGGCTCTGCGGCCTGCACCCGGGCCGCGACCTGACCCCCGCCGCGATCGCCGCGCTCGCGCGGCTCCCGCTGCCGGAGGCCGAGCGGCTGACCGGCTCGCTCGTGCGGGCCCACCTCGCGCAGGAGACCGGCCACGACCGCGTCCAGCTGCACGACTTGCTGCGCGTCTACGCCGCCGAGCTGGCGGCCGAGGAGCCGGGCGAGAGCCACGACGCCCAGGAGCGGCTGTTCGACTTCTACGTCCGATCGGCCGCGCAGGCCATGGACGTCGTCCTGCCGCTGGAACGCCACCTGCGCCCGCAGGTGCCGGACCCGGACGTCAAGGTGCTCGACGCGCCGGCGTGGCTGGAGGCCGAGCGCCGCAACCTGCTGGCCGTCGCGGCGCACGCGACCCGGCACGGCCGCCCGGAGCACCTGCGGCTGCTGTCCGGGATCCTGTGGCACTACCTCGACGTCGGCGGCTACCACGAGGAATCGCTGGTACTGCACACCCACGCGTCCGTGCTGGCCCAGGACTCCGGCGACCGGGCGGCCGAAGCCGACCCGCTGACGCTCATCGCGCTGGGCCACTGGCGGGTCGGCCGGTCCCGGGAAGCCGTGCGGTACCTGGAAGAAGCGCTCGTCATCGTCCGCGAGTCCGGCAACCGGGTGACGGAGGTCCACGTGCTCAACACCCTCGGCCTGGCCTGCCGCGCGCTGGGCCGGTTCGCCGAGGGCATCGGCTACTCGACGGAAGCCCTGGCCCTGGCCCGGAAATCCGGCGATCAGACGAGCGAAGGCCTGGTGCTGGTGGTGCTCGGCTGCACCTGCCGCGGCATCGGCCGCTACGGCGAAGCGATCGGCTACCTGGGTGAAGCCCTGGACCTCGCGCGGGAGATCGCCGACCGCACGAGCGAGGGCTACGCGCTGGTGAACATCGGCGACGCGCTGTCGGCGCTGGGGCGTTACGACGAGGCCGTCGCCTCGATTTCGGCGGGACTGGAGCACTTCCGCGCGATGGGCGTGCGCGTCAGCGAGGGGTACGCGCTGGGCATCCTCGGCGACATCGAGCACGCGCGCGGCCGGTACGCCGAAGCCGAGGCGCACCTGGAGCGGGCGCTGGAACTCGCGCAGGAGACCGGCAGCCCGACCAACCGCAGTGTCGCGCTCAAGCACCTGGGCGACGTCCGGCTCGGGCAAGACCGGCACGACGAAGCGGCCCAGCACCTCGAAGAGGCACTGGGCATCGCTCGTGAATGCGGGGATCTCGGCGTGCAGTCCCGCGTGCTGAACAGTCTCGGCTTCGTCGCCATCGCGCGTGGCCGCGACGACCAGGCGCTGACGTACCACCGTGAAGCCCTTGCCGCGGCGAAGGAAACGGGCTGCCTGCCGGAGCAGGGCCGGGCTCACCGCGGGCTCGGCGACGTCCACTGTGGACTGAGTGATCCGGACGCCGCGCGCGAACACTGGGCCCGCGCCTTGGATTGTTACGCCGCGGAACGGGTTCCCGGCGCGATCCTGGTCCGGGAACGGCTGGCCCGCGTCGCGGAGTAG